The proteins below are encoded in one region of Pseudoduganella armeniaca:
- a CDS encoding MarR family winged helix-turn-helix transcriptional regulator, whose translation MSGKAGGNGRTGETCVADGGHRSGSLEVLQKLRVVIRAAQRHSLWIEKQCGVNGAQLWIMQELAEAPGLRVGQVTALLAIRQATTSNLLEGLVRKGFVVKTRDPADQRVVKLFLSAEGLALLESAPKPARGLLPEALSKLEPAHLTRLNAGLGGLLSSIEVLDEGFGLQPLPFNL comes from the coding sequence ATGAGCGGCAAGGCAGGCGGGAACGGTAGGACGGGCGAAACGTGCGTGGCGGACGGTGGACACCGCTCGGGCAGCCTGGAGGTGCTGCAAAAACTGCGCGTGGTGATCCGCGCGGCACAGCGCCATTCGCTGTGGATCGAGAAGCAGTGCGGCGTCAACGGCGCCCAGTTGTGGATCATGCAGGAGCTGGCCGAGGCGCCGGGACTGCGCGTGGGCCAGGTCACGGCGCTGCTGGCGATTCGCCAGGCCACCACCAGCAACCTGCTGGAAGGCTTGGTGCGCAAGGGCTTTGTCGTCAAAACGCGCGACCCTGCTGATCAGCGTGTGGTAAAACTGTTTCTTTCCGCAGAGGGGCTGGCACTGCTGGAGTCCGCGCCGAAGCCGGCTCGCGGCCTGCTGCCCGAGGCCCTGTCGAAGCTGGAGCCAGCGCACCTGACCCGGCTCAACGCGGGCCTGGGCGGCCTGTTGTCCAGCATCGAGGTTCTCGACGAAGGCTTCGGCCTGCAGCCCCTGCCCTTCAACCTGTAG
- a CDS encoding cation:proton antiporter, with protein MPDFLVISAELAWPLAVLLAWLAGEFIHRWTRLPRISVYGLVGFLCAQAFPDLFTTEGSSPVTLLANVAFGLILFELGYRVNLHWLRINPWVPVSGLVETFATFGVVYLIAHLWGLPSMTSLLLASLAMSTSPAGVLRVINEQRSSGQVTERVLHLVAMNCVLAVLVFKVIVGFWVFQTSGSLTQAISHSLIELVASALLGAIFGTVVPAVLRHLGTLARDGTVAFALVVVILVAITHAADLSPVLATLAFGLTARHRRVAFTRTVRNFGAIGELMTVLLFVFAVSTLSWDNVLLGGGLAIVLLLARLLVKTVSVAAFAHVGGIPWRKGILTGVALSPMSVFVVLLLEQTKYAGIVLVDELAAVAAMTLFMEVIGPIFTQRALILARETAQE; from the coding sequence ATGCCAGATTTCCTGGTTATCTCGGCCGAACTAGCTTGGCCGCTCGCTGTACTGCTGGCCTGGCTGGCCGGCGAATTCATTCACCGCTGGACCCGACTGCCGCGCATCAGCGTGTACGGCCTGGTCGGCTTCCTGTGCGCGCAGGCCTTTCCCGACCTGTTCACCACGGAAGGGTCCAGCCCCGTCACCTTGCTGGCCAACGTCGCGTTCGGCCTGATCCTGTTCGAACTGGGATATCGGGTCAACCTGCACTGGCTGCGCATCAATCCCTGGGTGCCCGTCAGCGGCCTGGTCGAAACCTTCGCCACGTTTGGCGTCGTCTACCTGATCGCCCACCTGTGGGGCCTGCCGTCGATGACGTCGCTGCTGCTGGCTTCCCTGGCGATGTCGACGTCGCCGGCCGGCGTGCTGCGCGTGATTAACGAGCAGCGCAGCTCGGGCCAGGTGACGGAACGCGTGCTGCACCTGGTCGCCATGAACTGCGTGCTGGCGGTACTGGTGTTCAAGGTCATCGTCGGCTTCTGGGTGTTCCAGACCTCCGGCAGCCTGACACAGGCCATCTCGCACAGCCTGATCGAACTGGTGGCGTCCGCGCTGCTCGGCGCGATATTCGGTACGGTCGTCCCGGCCGTGCTGCGCCACCTGGGCACGCTGGCGCGTGACGGCACCGTTGCCTTCGCGCTGGTCGTCGTCATCCTGGTCGCCATCACGCACGCGGCCGACCTGTCGCCCGTGCTTGCCACGCTGGCGTTCGGCCTGACGGCACGCCATCGCCGCGTTGCGTTCACCCGCACCGTGCGCAACTTCGGCGCCATCGGCGAGCTGATGACGGTGCTGCTGTTCGTGTTCGCCGTCTCCACCCTGAGCTGGGACAACGTACTGTTGGGCGGCGGCCTGGCCATCGTGCTGCTGCTGGCGCGCCTGCTCGTGAAGACGGTCAGCGTGGCGGCGTTCGCCCACGTGGGCGGCATCCCGTGGCGCAAGGGCATCCTGACGGGCGTGGCGCTGTCGCCGATGTCCGTGTTCGTCGTGCTGCTGCTGGAGCAGACCAAGTATGCCGGCATCGTGCTGGTGGACGAACTGGCGGCGGTGGCCGCGATGACGCTGTTCATGGAAGTGATCGGCCCGATCTTCACTCAGCGCGCCTTGATCCTGGCGCGCGAAACGGCACAGGAGTAA
- a CDS encoding helix-turn-helix domain-containing protein translates to MEKTDKPHTTPKGVVDPAGAARRISLRQHAPAPALAHCVDYFWIVAWDLRGQDAQTQRVLPYPNVHLAFEAGQSTLHGVALGPFDKTVAGQGRVLGVRLRPGGAGAFVRGDCAGLTGRVLPACEVLGETATALEAAVRDTPDDAALVAAAQELLWPAIAALAPDPRAALAERAVLAAQAERGPVSVAALAQAVDLDERALQRLFRTYVGVPPKWVIQRFRLQEAAARLAHPEPVDLALLAQELGFFDQAHLTRGFTALVGRAPLEYWKSQQLSF, encoded by the coding sequence TTGGAAAAAACCGACAAGCCGCACACCACGCCCAAGGGCGTGGTGGACCCCGCAGGCGCCGCCCGCCGCATCAGCCTGCGCCAGCATGCGCCCGCGCCGGCGCTGGCGCACTGTGTCGACTACTTCTGGATCGTCGCATGGGACCTGCGCGGCCAGGACGCCCAGACGCAGCGCGTGCTGCCGTACCCGAACGTACACCTGGCGTTCGAGGCCGGCCAATCGACCTTGCACGGCGTGGCGCTGGGGCCATTCGACAAGACCGTGGCAGGGCAGGGCCGCGTGTTGGGCGTGCGCCTGCGCCCGGGCGGTGCCGGGGCCTTCGTGCGCGGCGACTGCGCCGGCCTCACGGGCCGGGTCCTGCCCGCGTGCGAAGTGCTGGGCGAGACGGCGACTGCGCTGGAAGCGGCCGTGCGCGACACGCCCGACGACGCTGCGTTGGTCGCGGCGGCCCAGGAGCTGCTGTGGCCTGCCATCGCCGCGCTGGCGCCGGACCCGCGCGCGGCGCTGGCCGAACGCGCCGTGCTGGCCGCGCAGGCCGAGCGCGGGCCCGTCAGCGTGGCGGCGCTGGCGCAAGCGGTCGACCTGGACGAACGCGCGCTGCAGCGCCTGTTCCGCACCTACGTCGGCGTGCCGCCGAAGTGGGTGATCCAGCGCTTCCGGTTGCAGGAAGCGGCCGCGCGGCTGGCGCACCCGGAACCGGTCGATCTGGCGCTGCTGGCCCAGGAGCTGGGTTTCTTCGACCAGGCCCACCTGACGCGCGGCTTCACGGCGCTGGTGGGGCGAGCCCCGTTGGAGTACTGGAAAAGCCAGCAGTTAAGTTTTTGA
- a CDS encoding DUF6861 domain-containing protein, with product MPDSPSSWTEFTRALETARRAYEQAGKQTRLDIAHRVQRWSNQVEASLADVAAASMRIDTVRCAWAVRTALDDSQPRFVELLRQRFAGIDFTMVVHLLHEMMKQVAIYVGGGAVLGATAGGVLGALAGGVGAIPGAAAGGQLGGMLGVEILAWMGLGMMVMDLSRTVPDLCKLFAQGFASAWSAGELPEDAHEKRVRLMRQATGAFAEGELLLVKAILTALVLYVSRSQVSNSILVQTLSKSKLGPRFAEWVGQNRDKLLHHPNLQPKVASAQGAAEAGAEKAALAKAEAPKPVEQGTVKQGEAKRQYPCVRVGMPVNPSNGSKVLLGELDLDFALPAPLPIVWQRSYSSAQRRAGWLGQGWSLPISDTLQVSADEVVVMDAFDREITFSLPRVGESIYSPSEQITLVRTEESTFELVDNNGLRTRFAILYGAGTARLTGWQDANSNHIRIEYDARQLPARIEDSAGHSLALEFGQVRGDVRLLSVTLLPSAPEQAAQTLVRYDYDERGDLRGVRNRAGDVVRQFAYHHHILVEHSQPDGLVSRYEYDIEDPSGKVLRNWTNTGQWWQFEYLPHETVVTDQLGRVERYRFDLRGRLIAQQDAAGGGTTYKLDANGNLLQLKDPAGRTVRYRYDERSRVIRVERGERGTGIVYDGRFDKPALITDALGNTTTLRYDALGNLTSVTNALGQRTAYQYDDRGLPVKVTDARGGVKLLDYNRAGQLISYTDCSGSTSHFSYDPEGRLVRALDPLGNASTYAYDALGRLQAVTHADGSTERYEYDRLGRLVAHIDPAGHRTAYELDRDGKPLKRIDARGGVLEYRYDTARRIAQLINENGDVHRFVYDELDRLAEETSFDARLTRYRYDGSGLLVGKEELGCAPRTEYTPIATTYVRDGLGQLVEKEISRVTGIAQAQQLRLRFAYDALGRMIQAINADATVTMAYDALGQLVSEQTEASGSTSLLRHAYDELGNRVQTILPDGRVLNNLYYGSGHLHQINLDGELITDIERDRAHRMISRTQGALVSQFQYDPVGRLLSQTAVAPTAGEGSAPVIARKYEYDEVGNLVSIDDQRNGVTRYSYDPIGRILSAVQPNLIERFAFDPAHNLLDTTVASVGRVEGNRIRVYEDKRYDYDEHGNVVEKLIGKHTRMRFEWNAAHQMVKSSVARNSSDTVQTVRYAYDPFGRRIAKKDAFGVTRFVWDGNRLLCEQRGSHARTYVYGEDAFVPLARIESIVGGEVNSRAELIHLQTDHLGTPRELTDSDGQVIWAAQYRAWGAKLAVVDERLTVTWTEDAASLTSVQPIRFQGQYLDNETGLHYNRFRYYDPDVGRFVSSDPIGLVGGINSYQYAANATTWIDPSGLSGTKIVVIGEGQAAVDEAARLLRAQGYAAESMMFPTNQWRGGILRPGMSSDLFERAVQWNKKWLNEKIANGYQVVDIGPDGRSQPSRFYEAELEAVRESNHSKATLKKFGSGETVQEMRARVRKC from the coding sequence ATGCCAGATTCTCCCAGCAGCTGGACCGAATTCACGCGCGCGCTCGAGACGGCGCGGCGCGCCTACGAGCAGGCCGGCAAGCAGACCCGGCTCGACATTGCCCACCGCGTGCAACGCTGGTCGAACCAGGTCGAAGCATCGCTGGCCGACGTGGCCGCGGCCAGCATGCGGATCGACACGGTGCGCTGCGCCTGGGCCGTGCGCACCGCGCTGGACGACTCGCAGCCGCGCTTTGTCGAACTGCTCAGGCAGCGCTTCGCCGGCATCGACTTCACGATGGTGGTGCACCTGCTGCACGAGATGATGAAGCAGGTGGCGATCTACGTGGGCGGCGGCGCCGTGCTGGGTGCCACCGCTGGCGGCGTGCTCGGGGCGCTGGCCGGTGGCGTGGGCGCCATCCCCGGCGCGGCGGCGGGCGGTCAGCTGGGCGGCATGCTGGGCGTCGAGATCCTGGCCTGGATGGGCCTGGGCATGATGGTGATGGACTTGAGCCGCACGGTGCCCGACCTGTGCAAGCTGTTCGCGCAGGGCTTTGCCAGCGCCTGGAGCGCTGGCGAACTGCCGGAGGACGCGCATGAGAAGCGCGTCCGGTTGATGCGCCAGGCCACGGGCGCGTTCGCGGAAGGCGAGCTGCTGTTGGTGAAAGCGATCCTGACGGCGCTGGTACTGTACGTGTCGCGCAGCCAGGTGTCGAATTCGATACTGGTGCAGACCCTGTCGAAGAGTAAGCTGGGGCCGCGCTTTGCCGAATGGGTGGGCCAGAACCGCGACAAGCTGCTGCACCATCCGAACCTGCAACCCAAGGTTGCCAGTGCCCAGGGCGCCGCGGAAGCCGGTGCGGAGAAAGCCGCGCTGGCGAAGGCGGAAGCACCGAAGCCGGTCGAACAGGGCACGGTCAAGCAGGGGGAGGCGAAAAGACAGTACCCCTGTGTGCGAGTCGGCATGCCCGTCAATCCGAGCAACGGCAGCAAGGTCCTGCTGGGTGAGCTGGACCTGGACTTTGCGCTGCCGGCGCCGCTGCCGATCGTCTGGCAGCGCAGCTACAGCTCGGCGCAGCGCCGGGCCGGCTGGCTGGGCCAGGGGTGGTCGCTGCCGATCAGCGACACGCTGCAGGTCAGCGCCGACGAAGTCGTCGTCATGGATGCGTTCGACCGGGAGATCACGTTCTCGCTGCCGCGCGTGGGGGAGTCGATCTACTCGCCATCGGAGCAGATCACGCTGGTGCGCACGGAGGAAAGCACGTTCGAGCTGGTCGACAACAACGGCTTGCGCACCCGCTTCGCCATCCTGTACGGCGCAGGGACTGCCCGCCTGACGGGCTGGCAGGACGCCAACAGCAACCATATCCGCATCGAGTACGACGCACGCCAGTTGCCGGCCCGGATCGAGGACAGCGCGGGCCACAGCCTGGCGCTGGAGTTCGGCCAGGTGCGGGGTGACGTGCGGCTGCTGTCCGTCACCCTGCTGCCCTCCGCGCCGGAGCAGGCCGCGCAAACGCTGGTGCGCTACGACTACGACGAGCGGGGCGACCTGCGCGGCGTGCGCAACCGCGCCGGCGACGTGGTGCGCCAGTTCGCCTACCACCACCACATCCTGGTCGAGCACAGCCAGCCGGACGGGCTGGTGTCGCGCTACGAATACGATATCGAGGACCCGAGCGGCAAGGTGCTGCGCAACTGGACCAACACGGGCCAGTGGTGGCAGTTCGAGTACCTGCCGCACGAGACGGTCGTCACCGACCAGCTGGGCCGGGTCGAACGGTACCGCTTCGACCTGCGCGGCCGCCTGATCGCGCAACAGGACGCGGCTGGGGGCGGCACGACCTACAAGCTCGATGCCAACGGCAACCTGCTGCAGCTGAAGGACCCGGCCGGCCGCACGGTGCGCTACCGCTACGACGAGCGCAGCCGCGTGATACGTGTCGAGCGGGGCGAGCGCGGCACGGGCATCGTCTACGACGGCCGTTTCGACAAGCCGGCCCTGATCACGGATGCCCTGGGCAATACGACGACCTTGCGCTACGACGCGCTGGGCAATCTGACCAGCGTGACAAATGCGCTGGGCCAGCGCACGGCGTATCAATATGACGACCGCGGCTTGCCGGTCAAGGTGACGGACGCGCGCGGCGGTGTGAAACTGCTGGACTACAACCGCGCGGGCCAGCTGATCAGCTACACGGACTGCTCGGGCAGTACCAGCCATTTCAGCTACGACCCTGAGGGCCGACTGGTGCGCGCGCTCGACCCGCTCGGCAACGCCAGCACCTACGCCTACGACGCCCTCGGGCGCCTCCAAGCGGTCACCCATGCGGACGGCAGCACGGAGCGCTACGAATACGACCGGCTGGGCCGTCTGGTCGCCCACATCGACCCGGCCGGCCACCGCACCGCCTATGAGCTGGACCGCGACGGCAAGCCGTTAAAACGGATCGACGCACGCGGCGGCGTGCTGGAATACCGCTACGACACGGCGCGCCGCATCGCCCAGCTGATCAACGAAAACGGCGACGTCCACCGCTTCGTCTATGACGAGCTGGACCGCCTGGCCGAGGAAACCAGTTTTGATGCGCGCCTGACGCGCTACCGCTACGACGGCAGCGGCCTGCTGGTCGGCAAGGAAGAACTGGGCTGCGCGCCGCGTACCGAGTACACGCCGATCGCCACGACCTACGTGCGCGACGGCCTGGGCCAGCTGGTCGAGAAGGAAATCTCGCGCGTGACCGGCATCGCCCAGGCGCAGCAGTTGCGGTTGCGCTTTGCCTACGATGCGTTGGGCCGGATGATCCAGGCGATCAATGCGGATGCCACCGTCACGATGGCGTATGACGCGCTGGGCCAGCTCGTGTCGGAGCAAACCGAGGCGTCGGGCTCGACGTCACTGCTGCGCCACGCCTACGACGAGCTGGGCAACCGCGTGCAGACGATCCTGCCGGACGGACGTGTGCTGAACAACCTGTACTACGGCTCGGGCCACCTGCACCAGATCAACCTGGACGGTGAGTTGATCACCGATATCGAGCGCGATCGGGCGCACCGGATGATCAGCCGCACGCAGGGGGCACTGGTCAGCCAGTTCCAGTACGATCCGGTGGGGCGCCTGCTGTCGCAGACCGCCGTTGCCCCGACGGCCGGCGAAGGCTCAGCGCCCGTCATCGCGCGCAAATACGAGTACGATGAAGTCGGCAACCTGGTGTCGATCGATGACCAGCGCAACGGGGTGACGCGCTACAGCTACGATCCGATCGGGCGCATCCTATCGGCGGTGCAGCCGAATCTCATCGAGCGATTTGCGTTCGACCCGGCGCACAATCTGCTCGATACCACCGTCGCTTCCGTGGGTCGCGTCGAGGGCAACCGCATCCGCGTCTACGAGGACAAGCGCTATGACTACGACGAGCATGGCAATGTCGTCGAAAAGCTGATCGGCAAGCATACGCGGATGAGGTTCGAGTGGAACGCCGCGCATCAGATGGTCAAGAGCAGCGTGGCGCGGAACTCTTCCGATACTGTACAGACGGTTCGGTATGCCTATGATCCGTTCGGGCGGCGGATTGCGAAGAAGGATGCGTTTGGAGTTACGCGGTTTGTTTGGGACGGGAACCGGTTGCTTTGCGAGCAGCGGGGGAGTCATGCGCGGACTTACGTTTATGGTGAGGACGCGTTTGTTCCGCTGGCGCGGATTGAATCGATAGTTGGAGGCGAGGTCAACTCGCGTGCTGAGTTGATTCATCTGCAGACCGACCATTTGGGTACTCCACGTGAGCTGACGGATTCGGACGGTCAAGTTATTTGGGCGGCGCAGTATCGGGCCTGGGGAGCCAAACTCGCGGTAGTTGATGAACGGTTGACCGTTACCTGGACTGAAGATGCAGCCTCGCTCACATCGGTCCAGCCAATCCGATTCCAAGGTCAGTACCTCGACAACGAAACTGGGTTGCATTACAACCGGTTTCGTTACTACGATCCGGACGTCGGCCGATTTGTTTCAAGTGACCCAATTGGTCTCGTGGGAGGGATTAACAGTTACCAGTATGCAGCTAACGCCACAACTTGGATTGACCCATCAGGCCTGAGTGGAACCAAGATCGTAGTGATTGGAGAAGGCCAGGCAGCTGTAGACGAGGCAGCCCGCCTGCTACGGGCACAGGGGTACGCGGCGGAAAGTATGATGTTCCCAACGAACCAATGGAGAGGAGGGATACTCAGGCCTGGCATGAGCTCCGATCTCTTCGAGCGTGCTGTGCAGTGGAATAAGAAGTGGTTAAATGAGAAAATCGCGAACGGATACCAAGTCGTGGATATCGGGCCAGACGGAAGATCGCAACCGAGCAGATTTTACGAAGCTGAGCTCGAAGCTGTACGCGAATCCAATCATTCGAAAGCTACACTTAAGAAATTCGGTTCTGGGGAAACTGTTCAAGAAATGCGTGCAAGAGTTCGAAAGTGTTGA
- a CDS encoding YbdK family carboxylate-amine ligase yields the protein MPLEPFNGGTPLTMGVELELQLVSFSDYDLTASSPDLLHLLARKPFPGNVTPEITESMIEINSDVHTKHSELLAQLHQVRDTLVTAGEQLNIGIAGGGTHPFQKWVERRIFEKPRFKQVSQLYGYLAKQFTVFGQHVHIGCANGDDALFLLHSLSRYLPHFIALSASSPFVQGGDTLFNSARLNSVFAFPMSGRAPFLLSWDEFEHSYFAKMEHTGVIKSMKDFYWDIRPKPEYGTIELRVCDTPLTVERAAALACYLQALCAYLLERKEEPPAEDDYLVYNYNRFQACRFGLDGTVVHPKTYESLSLREDILTTLRKMDPYAEKLGGTAALNHLMQVTHMGSDAQYLRDQFNVSGSVEGIVDAAVRRFRGRM from the coding sequence ATGCCATTAGAACCCTTCAACGGCGGCACGCCCCTGACGATGGGCGTGGAACTGGAGCTGCAGCTGGTCAGCTTCTCCGACTACGACCTGACGGCGTCCAGCCCCGACCTGCTGCACCTGCTGGCGCGCAAGCCGTTCCCCGGCAACGTGACGCCGGAGATCACGGAATCGATGATCGAGATTAACAGCGACGTGCACACCAAGCACAGCGAACTGCTGGCGCAGCTGCACCAGGTGCGCGATACCCTGGTGACGGCGGGCGAGCAGCTCAATATCGGCATCGCCGGCGGCGGCACCCACCCGTTCCAGAAATGGGTCGAGCGCCGCATTTTCGAGAAGCCGCGCTTCAAGCAGGTGTCGCAGCTGTACGGCTACCTGGCCAAGCAGTTCACCGTGTTCGGCCAGCACGTGCACATCGGCTGCGCCAACGGCGACGACGCGCTGTTCCTGCTGCATTCGCTGTCGCGCTACCTGCCGCACTTCATCGCTTTGTCGGCGTCGTCGCCATTCGTGCAGGGCGGCGACACGCTGTTCAATTCGGCCCGCCTGAATTCCGTGTTCGCGTTTCCGATGAGCGGGCGCGCGCCGTTCCTGCTGTCGTGGGACGAGTTCGAGCACAGCTACTTCGCCAAGATGGAGCACACGGGCGTCATCAAGAGCATGAAGGACTTCTACTGGGACATCCGGCCAAAGCCCGAATACGGCACCATCGAGCTGCGCGTGTGCGACACGCCGCTGACGGTGGAGCGCGCCGCCGCGCTGGCGTGCTACCTGCAGGCGCTGTGCGCCTATCTGCTGGAGCGCAAGGAGGAACCGCCGGCGGAAGACGACTACCTGGTGTACAACTACAACCGCTTCCAGGCCTGCCGCTTCGGCCTCGATGGCACGGTGGTGCATCCGAAGACGTACGAAAGCCTGTCGCTGCGCGAGGACATCCTGACCACCTTGCGCAAGATGGACCCGTATGCGGAGAAGCTGGGCGGCACGGCCGCGTTGAACCACCTGATGCAGGTGACGCACATGGGCAGCGACGCCCAGTACCTGCGCGACCAGTTCAATGTCAGCGGCAGCGTGGAAGGCATCGTGGACGCGGCGGTGCGGCGCTTCCGCGGGCGGATGTAG
- a CDS encoding gamma-glutamyl-gamma-aminobutyrate hydrolase family protein, whose product MNDGEQDQRRKDSTAGTGPEREFSRRKDDTPRYIDPGDSVFSLWGRVIKARYQRIAAAATRRVMQRPLRIGISARIFHPEPGATGLRSKNLQYLEESIAQWVMSRDVLVFMIPTVNTDGLLHPSNIRLRDYAKHLDGLVLQGGADVSPQSYAETPTRPEWSGDRARDMYELELLHEFVEAGKPVLGICRGCQLINVAFGGTLYQDIATDVPTALPHVHDDYDRHRHEIVFPPESSLAKLFGQRLGGVGQRLGGVVNSIHHQAVKTLGRDMQVEALSVPDGVVEAIRYRKAPFVMGLQWHPEFHRAGGEELLDCTGILDNFLRVARETRF is encoded by the coding sequence ATGAACGACGGCGAGCAAGACCAGCGCCGCAAGGACAGTACAGCCGGCACAGGTCCCGAGCGCGAATTCAGCCGCCGCAAGGACGACACGCCGCGCTACATCGACCCGGGCGACTCCGTGTTTTCGCTGTGGGGCCGCGTCATCAAGGCACGCTACCAGCGCATCGCCGCGGCGGCCACCCGGCGCGTCATGCAGCGGCCGCTGCGCATCGGCATCTCGGCCCGCATCTTTCACCCGGAGCCAGGCGCCACGGGCCTGCGCAGCAAGAACCTGCAGTACCTGGAGGAGTCGATCGCGCAGTGGGTCATGTCGCGCGACGTGCTGGTCTTCATGATCCCCACCGTGAATACGGACGGCCTGCTGCACCCGTCCAACATCCGCCTGCGCGACTACGCCAAGCACCTGGACGGCCTGGTGCTGCAGGGCGGCGCGGACGTGTCGCCGCAAAGCTATGCGGAGACGCCCACGCGGCCGGAATGGAGCGGCGACCGCGCGCGCGACATGTACGAGCTGGAGCTGCTGCACGAATTCGTCGAGGCGGGCAAGCCCGTGCTGGGCATCTGCCGCGGCTGCCAGTTGATCAACGTGGCGTTCGGCGGCACGCTGTACCAGGACATCGCCACCGACGTGCCGACGGCCCTGCCGCACGTGCACGACGATTACGACCGCCACCGCCACGAGATCGTGTTCCCGCCCGAATCGTCGTTGGCCAAGCTGTTCGGCCAGCGCCTGGGCGGGGTGGGCCAGCGCCTGGGCGGGGTGGTCAACTCGATCCACCACCAGGCAGTCAAGACGCTGGGGCGGGACATGCAGGTGGAGGCGCTGTCGGTGCCGGATGGCGTGGTGGAAGCGATCCGCTACCGCAAGGCGCCGTTCGTCATGGGGCTGCAGTGGCACCCCGAGTTCCACCGGGCCGGCGGCGAGGAACTGCTCGATTGCACCGGCATCCTGGATAACTTCCTGCGCGTGGCAAGGGAAACTCGCTTCTGA
- the fghA gene encoding S-formylglutathione hydrolase, producing the protein MLELLSEHACFGGTQRFFRHQSSAIGLPMRFSVFIPPHRDGARLPALFYLAGLTCTEETFMTKAGAQRHAAEHGIVLIAPDTSPRGANVPGEADAWDFGVGAGFYLDATEQPWATHYRMESYLHELRALVLDHSPVDGARVGIFGHSMGGHGALTLALRRPDLFRTVSAFAPIAAPMRCPWGRKAFTGYLGADESKWTAHDASALMAASRTPFPDGILIDQGLADKFLAEQLYPEAFEEACAQAAQPLTLRRHAGYDHGYYFIATFVADHLAWHAARL; encoded by the coding sequence ATGCTGGAACTCCTGAGCGAACACGCCTGCTTCGGCGGCACGCAGCGCTTTTTCCGCCACCAATCGAGCGCGATCGGCCTGCCGATGCGCTTTTCCGTCTTCATCCCGCCGCACCGGGACGGCGCCCGCCTGCCCGCCCTGTTCTACCTGGCCGGCCTGACCTGCACGGAAGAGACCTTCATGACCAAGGCCGGCGCCCAGCGCCATGCGGCCGAACACGGCATCGTGCTGATCGCGCCGGATACCAGCCCGCGTGGCGCCAACGTGCCGGGCGAGGCGGATGCATGGGACTTCGGCGTCGGCGCCGGCTTCTACCTGGACGCCACCGAGCAGCCCTGGGCCACGCACTACCGCATGGAGAGCTACCTGCACGAGCTGCGCGCGCTGGTGCTGGACCATTCGCCGGTGGACGGCGCCCGGGTCGGCATCTTCGGCCACTCGATGGGCGGCCACGGCGCGCTGACCCTGGCGCTGCGCCGGCCGGACCTGTTCCGTACCGTCTCCGCCTTCGCGCCGATCGCGGCGCCGATGCGCTGCCCGTGGGGCCGCAAGGCGTTTACCGGCTACCTTGGCGCGGACGAGAGCAAGTGGACGGCGCACGACGCCAGCGCGCTGATGGCGGCTTCACGCACGCCGTTCCCGGACGGGATCCTGATCGACCAGGGCCTGGCGGACAAGTTCCTGGCCGAGCAGCTCTACCCGGAAGCGTTCGAGGAGGCTTGTGCGCAGGCGGCGCAGCCGCTGACGTTGCGGCGGCATGCGGGGTACGACCATGGCTACTATTTCATTGCCACGTTCGTGGCGGATCACCTGGCGTGGCACGCGGCGCGGTTGTAG
- a CDS encoding DUF3224 domain-containing protein, protein MESTSSTGTFTIAYAPAEAWTGTDPTCARMTFKKTYHGNLAGTSDGAMLTAGDPGAGSAGYVAMERFTGTLAGRCGSFVLQHAGTMLDRHDTLHVVVTPGSGTGELAGIAGTMKIAADGGTHRYTFDLTLAGYSA, encoded by the coding sequence ATGGAATCGACCAGCTCGACGGGAACCTTCACTATCGCCTATGCCCCGGCCGAGGCGTGGACCGGCACGGACCCCACGTGCGCCCGCATGACGTTCAAGAAGACTTACCACGGCAACCTCGCGGGAACCAGCGACGGCGCGATGCTGACGGCCGGCGACCCGGGCGCGGGCAGCGCGGGCTACGTGGCGATGGAACGCTTCACCGGTACGCTGGCGGGACGGTGCGGCAGCTTCGTGCTGCAGCACGCCGGGACGATGCTGGACCGCCACGACACGCTGCACGTCGTCGTCACGCCGGGTTCCGGCACGGGCGAACTGGCCGGGATCGCCGGCACCATGAAGATCGCGGCGGATGGCGGCACCCACCGCTACACCTTCGACCTGACGCTGGCGGGCTACAGCGCGTAG